The Osmerus eperlanus chromosome 12, fOsmEpe2.1, whole genome shotgun sequence genome has a segment encoding these proteins:
- the LOC134031817 gene encoding RUN domain-containing protein 3A-like isoform X3, which yields MEPGCVQATMATVDVSKTASSRNVAVERKNLITVCRFSVKTLLEKSTAEPIDDTSEEFINLASILEHILSHRFKGTGSWFDGQRSYWDFIRLACSKVPNSCISSIENMENISSSRAKGRAWVRVALMEKRLSEYIATALRDSRTTRRFYAEGAIMLREEATVLTGMLIGLGALDFSFCLKGEALDGKSSAVIDYTPYLKFTQSYDYQSDEDDRRSLDSSTSDDSAPEHPYVPLVTDEESWSTKCRKMEQRFKIVYAQKGYLEELVRLRESQLERAEAEARRLSARLDRLQQHSLQERRELEAIILELQEQLTSLIPCDSNHLSKDLSIPLVNQWPVLQPFNNHEEGKLFHRRSPPSPELLSVEISLDSDSQQAEHKHNPETWGTADEDFPPSLEGLCGSLVSLPGCKSLSSLRSSECLVHISTENSPALSPS from the exons ATGGAGCCGGGCTGTGTGCAGGCAACGATGGCTACGGTAGATGTTTCGAAGACAGCCTCGTCTCGGAACGTGGCGGTAGAACGCAAGAACCTCATAACCGTGTGCAG GTTCTCGGTGAAGACTCTGCTGGAGAAGTCCACGGCCGAGCCCATCGATGACACGTCCGAGGAGTTCATCAACCTTGCTTCCATCTTGGAGCACATCCTGAGCCATCGCTTCAAAG GGACGGGAAGCTGGTTTGACGGACAGCGTAGCTACTGGGACTTCATCCGTCTGGCCTGTAGCAAAGTTCCCAACAGCTGCATCAGCAGCATAGAGAACATGGAGAACATCAGTTCCTCCCGTGCCAAG GGTAGAGCCTGGGTCCGGGTGGCCCTAATGGAGAAGAGGCTGTCTGAGTACATAGCCACGGCTCTGAGGGACAGCAGAACCACACG gaggttCTATGCAGAGGGAGCCATCATGCTGAGAGAAGAAGCCACAGTGCTGACCGGGATGCTGATCGGTCTTGGAGCCCTAGACTTCAG TTTCTGCTTGAAAGGGGAGGCCCTGGATGGGAAATCATCAGCTGTGATTGACTACACCCCCTACCTGAAGTTCACCCAGAG ctaTGACTACCAGAGTGACGAGGATGACAGGCGTAGCCTTGACAGCAGCACCAGCGACGACAGCGCCCCAGAGCATCCCTACGTTCCCTTGGTGACGGACGAGGAGAGCTGGAGCACCAAATGCCGCAAGATGGAGCAGAGGTTCAAGATTGTCTATGCTCAGAAG GGCTacctggaggagctggtgcGTCTGCGGGAGAGCCAGCTAGAGAGGGCGGAGGCGGAGGCCCGCAGGCTGAGCGCTCGTCTGGACAGGCTGCAGCAGCACagcctgcaggagaggagagagctggaggccATCATACTGGAGCTGCAGGAGCAgct GACAAGCCTTATTCCATGTGACTCCAACCATTTGTCCAAAGACCTGTCAATCCCTCTGGTCAACCAATGGCCAGTGCTCCAGCCCTTCAACAACCATGAAGAGGGGAAGTTGTTCCACAG GAGGAGCCCTCCCAGCCCGGAGCTGCTGTCGGTGGAGATCAGCCTGGACTCCGACTCCCAGCAggcagaacacaaacacaacccagAGACATGGGGCACCGCAG atgaggactttcctccctccctggagGGTCTATGTGGCTCGCTGGTCTCTCTGCCCGGCTGCaagtctctctccagcctgcgCTCAAGCGAGTGCCTGGTCCACATCAGCACTGAGAACAGCCCTGCCCTCTCGCCCAGCTAG
- the LOC134031817 gene encoding RUN domain-containing protein 3A-like isoform X1: MEPGCVQATMATVDVSKTASSRNVAVERKNLITVCRFSVKTLLEKSTAEPIDDTSEEFINLASILEHILSHRFKGTGSWFDGQRSYWDFIRLACSKVPNSCISSIENMENISSSRAKGRAWVRVALMEKRLSEYIATALRDSRTTRRFYAEGAIMLREEATVLTGMLIGLGALDFSFCLKGEALDGKSSAVIDYTPYLKFTQSYDYQSDEDDRRSLDSSTSDDSAPEHPYVPLVTDEESWSTKCRKMEQRFKIVYAQKFGPSSPAVLTWGWCGMQGYLEELVRLRESQLERAEAEARRLSARLDRLQQHSLQERRELEAIILELQEQLTSLIPCDSNHLSKDLSIPLVNQWPVLQPFNNHEEGKLFHSRRSPPSPELLSVEISLDSDSQQAEHKHNPETWGTADEDFPPSLEGLCGSLVSLPGCKSLSSLRSSECLVHISTENSPALSPS, encoded by the exons ATGGAGCCGGGCTGTGTGCAGGCAACGATGGCTACGGTAGATGTTTCGAAGACAGCCTCGTCTCGGAACGTGGCGGTAGAACGCAAGAACCTCATAACCGTGTGCAG GTTCTCGGTGAAGACTCTGCTGGAGAAGTCCACGGCCGAGCCCATCGATGACACGTCCGAGGAGTTCATCAACCTTGCTTCCATCTTGGAGCACATCCTGAGCCATCGCTTCAAAG GGACGGGAAGCTGGTTTGACGGACAGCGTAGCTACTGGGACTTCATCCGTCTGGCCTGTAGCAAAGTTCCCAACAGCTGCATCAGCAGCATAGAGAACATGGAGAACATCAGTTCCTCCCGTGCCAAG GGTAGAGCCTGGGTCCGGGTGGCCCTAATGGAGAAGAGGCTGTCTGAGTACATAGCCACGGCTCTGAGGGACAGCAGAACCACACG gaggttCTATGCAGAGGGAGCCATCATGCTGAGAGAAGAAGCCACAGTGCTGACCGGGATGCTGATCGGTCTTGGAGCCCTAGACTTCAG TTTCTGCTTGAAAGGGGAGGCCCTGGATGGGAAATCATCAGCTGTGATTGACTACACCCCCTACCTGAAGTTCACCCAGAG ctaTGACTACCAGAGTGACGAGGATGACAGGCGTAGCCTTGACAGCAGCACCAGCGACGACAGCGCCCCAGAGCATCCCTACGTTCCCTTGGTGACGGACGAGGAGAGCTGGAGCACCAAATGCCGCAAGATGGAGCAGAGGTTCAAGATTGTCTATGCTCAGAAG TTTGGCCCCAGCTCCCCAGCAGTGCTGACGTGGGGGTGGTGTGGCATGCAGGGCTacctggaggagctggtgcGTCTGCGGGAGAGCCAGCTAGAGAGGGCGGAGGCGGAGGCCCGCAGGCTGAGCGCTCGTCTGGACAGGCTGCAGCAGCACagcctgcaggagaggagagagctggaggccATCATACTGGAGCTGCAGGAGCAgct GACAAGCCTTATTCCATGTGACTCCAACCATTTGTCCAAAGACCTGTCAATCCCTCTGGTCAACCAATGGCCAGTGCTCCAGCCCTTCAACAACCATGAAGAGGGGAAGTTGTTCCACAG CAGGAGGAGCCCTCCCAGCCCGGAGCTGCTGTCGGTGGAGATCAGCCTGGACTCCGACTCCCAGCAggcagaacacaaacacaacccagAGACATGGGGCACCGCAG atgaggactttcctccctccctggagGGTCTATGTGGCTCGCTGGTCTCTCTGCCCGGCTGCaagtctctctccagcctgcgCTCAAGCGAGTGCCTGGTCCACATCAGCACTGAGAACAGCCCTGCCCTCTCGCCCAGCTAG
- the LOC134031817 gene encoding RUN domain-containing protein 3A-like isoform X2, translating to MEPGCVQATMATVDVSKTASSRNVAVERKNLITVCRFSVKTLLEKSTAEPIDDTSEEFINLASILEHILSHRFKGTGSWFDGQRSYWDFIRLACSKVPNSCISSIENMENISSSRAKGRAWVRVALMEKRLSEYIATALRDSRTTRRFYAEGAIMLREEATVLTGMLIGLGALDFSFCLKGEALDGKSSAVIDYTPYLKFTQSYDYQSDEDDRRSLDSSTSDDSAPEHPYVPLVTDEESWSTKCRKMEQRFKIVYAQKGYLEELVRLRESQLERAEAEARRLSARLDRLQQHSLQERRELEAIILELQEQLTSLIPCDSNHLSKDLSIPLVNQWPVLQPFNNHEEGKLFHSRRSPPSPELLSVEISLDSDSQQAEHKHNPETWGTADEDFPPSLEGLCGSLVSLPGCKSLSSLRSSECLVHISTENSPALSPS from the exons ATGGAGCCGGGCTGTGTGCAGGCAACGATGGCTACGGTAGATGTTTCGAAGACAGCCTCGTCTCGGAACGTGGCGGTAGAACGCAAGAACCTCATAACCGTGTGCAG GTTCTCGGTGAAGACTCTGCTGGAGAAGTCCACGGCCGAGCCCATCGATGACACGTCCGAGGAGTTCATCAACCTTGCTTCCATCTTGGAGCACATCCTGAGCCATCGCTTCAAAG GGACGGGAAGCTGGTTTGACGGACAGCGTAGCTACTGGGACTTCATCCGTCTGGCCTGTAGCAAAGTTCCCAACAGCTGCATCAGCAGCATAGAGAACATGGAGAACATCAGTTCCTCCCGTGCCAAG GGTAGAGCCTGGGTCCGGGTGGCCCTAATGGAGAAGAGGCTGTCTGAGTACATAGCCACGGCTCTGAGGGACAGCAGAACCACACG gaggttCTATGCAGAGGGAGCCATCATGCTGAGAGAAGAAGCCACAGTGCTGACCGGGATGCTGATCGGTCTTGGAGCCCTAGACTTCAG TTTCTGCTTGAAAGGGGAGGCCCTGGATGGGAAATCATCAGCTGTGATTGACTACACCCCCTACCTGAAGTTCACCCAGAG ctaTGACTACCAGAGTGACGAGGATGACAGGCGTAGCCTTGACAGCAGCACCAGCGACGACAGCGCCCCAGAGCATCCCTACGTTCCCTTGGTGACGGACGAGGAGAGCTGGAGCACCAAATGCCGCAAGATGGAGCAGAGGTTCAAGATTGTCTATGCTCAGAAG GGCTacctggaggagctggtgcGTCTGCGGGAGAGCCAGCTAGAGAGGGCGGAGGCGGAGGCCCGCAGGCTGAGCGCTCGTCTGGACAGGCTGCAGCAGCACagcctgcaggagaggagagagctggaggccATCATACTGGAGCTGCAGGAGCAgct GACAAGCCTTATTCCATGTGACTCCAACCATTTGTCCAAAGACCTGTCAATCCCTCTGGTCAACCAATGGCCAGTGCTCCAGCCCTTCAACAACCATGAAGAGGGGAAGTTGTTCCACAG CAGGAGGAGCCCTCCCAGCCCGGAGCTGCTGTCGGTGGAGATCAGCCTGGACTCCGACTCCCAGCAggcagaacacaaacacaacccagAGACATGGGGCACCGCAG atgaggactttcctccctccctggagGGTCTATGTGGCTCGCTGGTCTCTCTGCCCGGCTGCaagtctctctccagcctgcgCTCAAGCGAGTGCCTGGTCCACATCAGCACTGAGAACAGCCCTGCCCTCTCGCCCAGCTAG